The Bacteroidota bacterium sequence ATACAGACATTGCTGCTTACGTTCGCTGTGGAATCATAGTTAAGGCAAGTTGTATCAGTTACGCCATAAACCTTCGCCACACAGCCCGATGTATCAACGTTTGCACTTGGGTTGAAATTAATACAGGATGTATCCATAGCTCCGTAAATAACCCCTGCGTTGGTCAGTGCCTGAAAGGCATTCACTTTGCCATAACCATATTCTGGATTAGGGCTTATCGTAGTAAATGAATCCCTAATTGCTGTCCAGATCAACGCCTTCTTCACTTCATCCCAGGTAGCTGTCGGACGTTTTTCAAGATATAAAGCAGCGATACCAGCTACGACCGGAGAAGCCATAGAGGTTCCTCCATTTCTAATATGTTTTCTCCCAATGGCCACTTTATATTTTTGACTACTAGATACTAAGGCGTTAATTGTGTTTTGATCGCCCGTACAAAGAGTGGTACTCCCGCTAGCCATAATATCGGGTTTCAAGCGGTTGTCACGTGTAGGCCCCAAACTGGAAGTGGCATAGCGTTTACCTACTACTTCAAAATATGGAGAAGCAGTTAAGTCCACGTTGAGCGAATCATAATCTAGATAACTGGCACGGTTAGAATAATTTCCAACGGTAATAACCTTGTCACTGCACTGCCAAGAGGTAACCATTGTTTTCAGCGAATCAGGATGGCGGTATTCAGGATATTGAATGGTATTGCCACTTATAGTTCTCACCATATCTGAATTGCCAATTAAGGATTCGCTGCTCCATAAATCAAATCGTCCGGAACCGGTGGTCTGCAGCCGCCATAATAATTTCTTGTTCGCCGGGTTCATATAAACCTCTACATGGTATCTTCCATTATCGTTGGCTACCTCTATGGTGATAGCTACTAACTGAGAGTTGACAAACAAATTACGTGTTTGAACAACCGACAGACCAGGGGCAGGATTAAAATCAGCAATCACATTTAGATAAGATGTTCGTCCCAAATCATTTCCGCTGGTATCATTCGCTCCGATGGCGAAATACGCATTAGTGAAATCTGTAGAATCTGCCCAGAGATCAAAATATACTGACCCTAATGTGGTATTATATTTAAAGAACGTAAACGCTGAATCATTCGTGAGGTTATAGCCCAGATGATGAGAAATCTGACCGGCGTTTCCCGCAGAGGCAACTAACACCCGCCCGCTTCGTTCATCCAGTAAGTCCTCTATAAGTTTGGTGCTCAAATCTTTTCCATCGTGCGAACCATAATAGGTGCCCACGCTGGTATTGATAACGCAAGGCATACCCAGCGCATCGGCCTTTTTGAAAATGTAGTCCACGGCATCCGCTACGCTCGCTAAAAAATTACTGGCATAACAAGAGCCGCTTCCCACCCTAACTGCAATGATTTCACTTTCAGGGGCGATTCCTACATAAGTATTTTTAAGATTTGGATTAGCAGAATCTGCTCTACCGTTTCCTGCAGCAATCCCAGCTACACAGGTGCCATGCCCGAAGTCGGCACAACTGCCGGAAAAAGGTTCCACATGCGTACAGTTACCGCTATTAATATCCGCTTGGTTCCATTCTCTACCATAATTATAAGGTGCAGGAGTGGTCCCTCCGCTTATTCGTTGGTCCCATATATACCGAATGCGTGTAGAGCCATCTGGATTCTTGAAATCAGGATGCTGGAAATAAATACCACCATCAATAATGCCAATAATCACCCCTTTGCCTTTTAGCGCAGCGGCTAGAGGAAAAGCGCCTTCGTGAACGCTATCCACATTATTTCTAATGCGCGAAGTATCCATCAATGCCCGCCCTTCGCTATGGGGATTTTCAATCTTCTCTACCGCAACACTTTCGGAAAAGAGGAGTAAATTATTTTCCGGAATATCTATGGAGGCTATTCGGTTACGTCCAAATTTGTACACGCCACCAAGTTTAACGGTTAGTTGCTCTATCTTTCTCAAATCGCCTTGAACAATAAGCGATATTATTTTACCCTGTTCAACACCATTTTGCAAACGTATCCAAGTTCGCAGATCTAATTTGGTGTTTACCCCCGGTTGTTTTTGTGCCTCAACGGCAAAAATAAGTAGGCAAAATATCAAAGTGTAAAATCGAGATGCATTCATAATTGTGATTGTTTAAAACCGACTTACAAGGTTAGCGGTTTTTGAAGAACAAAATGTATTTTAGCCCCGACTGATTTTCCACTTATGCTCACATTCATCCAGATTGTATTGTTTATAGTTCTTTGTTTGGTCAGCGGATATTTTGCCTACAAAGGTTATTCTCGCGTGTTTAAGAACATCCGTTTGGGTAAAAATGATATGCCAAACGATGAGCCATCTAAAAGGTGGAAAAATATGTTGCTCGTTGCTTTCGGGCAGAAAAAGATGTTTAAAAACGTCACTCCAGCGATTCTGCACTTGGTTATATATGTAGGGTTCGTGATTACTCAAATAGAGTTGATAGAAGTGTTTCTCGATGGGTTTACCGGGAAACATCGCATCTTGTTTCATTTGGTAGAAGACATGCCCGCTTTAAGAGCCATTTATGTTTTTGCCATTTCCTTCATTGAGGTTATTTCCATTGCTGTATTTATCGTAACGGTAGCTTTTCTGACTCGTAGGTGGATATTGAGAGTTCCGCGACTCAATATGCCCGAAATGAAAGGTTGGCCCATAGCCGATGCTACCCTGATTTTAGTCGGAGAAATTTACCTCCTGATTTGTATCTTTAGTATGAATACCGGCGATATGGCATTGCACCACGGCGAATACGGATTTCTTGTAAGCGGCGCTTTGATGCCTTTGTTTTCCGGCATGAGCCATGGTTCCTTATTTGTTTTTGAAAGAATTGGCTGGTGGGGACACATCATTGGGGTCATGGCCTTTTTGGTTTATCTGCCCTATTCCAAGCATCTGCATATCCTGCTGGCTTTCCCCAATACCTATTTCGGTCGTTTAGAGCCAAAGGGCTATATCGCCAACATGCCCGCAATCACCAAAGAAATCAAACAGATGATGAATCCTTCTGCTTCACCAGAACCAGTTTCTGCCGAACCCGTAAAGTTTGGAGCGAAGGATATTTTCGATCTAGGCCGGAAGAATTTGTTGGATGCATACACTTGCACCGAATGTGGAAGATGCACGGTGGCCTGTCCTGCCAACCTGACGGGAAAAAAATTAAACCCGCGCAAGATTATGATGAATACCCGCGACCGTTTGGAGGAAGTGGGCAGAAGCATGGAGGCCAACAACGGAGTATGGAATGACGATGGCAAATCATTAATCGAAAACGGATATATCAGTGTAGAAGAACTTCGCGCTTGCACTACCTGTAACGCCTGTGTGGAAGAATGTCCTGTACTGATCAGTCCGCTCGATATTATTATTCAATTAAGGAGAAATTTAGTGATGGAGGAATCAAATGCCCCGGCAGAATGGATGGGCATGTTTTCGAACATAGAAAACAACGGTGCCCCTTGGCAGTTTTCGCAACAAGACAGACTAAACTGGAATAAAGAATCTTAAGTAGTTAACTATATGATAAACGTACCTACCATGGCCGAGATGGCCGCAGCCAATGAAACCCCCGATATTCTTTTTTGGGTAGGTTGTGCGGGCAGCTTTGATCAACGCGCGCAAAAAGTAACGCGCGCTTTTGTCAAGATACTGAACCATTTGAACATAAAATTTGCCGTTCTTGGAACCGAAGAAAGTTGCACCGGCGACCCCGCCAAGCGCGCCGGCAATGAATTTGTATTTCAAATGGTAGCGCTTCAGAATATTGAAGTGATGAATAGTTATGGTGTTAAAAAAATCGTAACCACTTGCCCTCATTGCTTCAATATAATCAAGAACGAGTACCCTTCTTTAGGCGGCCAATATGAAGTGATTCACCATGCCACTTTTTTACAGAAACTGATTGATGAAGGCAAAATCAAGTTGACCGATACCAACTCCTTCAAAGGAAAGAGAATTACCTATCATGATTCCTGCTATCTGGGTCGCGGCAACGAAATTTATGAAGCGCCGCGCAAAGTATTAGAAGAACTGGATGCCGAATTGGTAGAAATGAAAAGCTGCGGTAATAAAGGCCTGTGTTGTGGAGCCGGAGGTGCTCAAATGTGGAAAGAGGAGGAAGCGGGTAAGAAAAGAATCAATGTTGCCCGAATCGAAGAGGCCATTGAGGTAAAAGCCAACATCGTTGCCTCGGCGTGTCCGTTTTGCAACACCATGCTGACCGATGGCGTGAAAGCCAAAGACCGGCTCGATGTAAAAGTCTTCGACATCGCCGAGCTATTAGCCGCCGGCCAGGGCTTGGAAAGCATCAATTTCTGAAAATTTTTAAGGTAAATCAATGATTTACTGCCATTCACACTCTGTGAAGGAGGCAAAATCTGGATTTTATGCCATTCACACTTTGTGAACGAGGCAAAACTTGGATTTTATGCCATTCACATTCTGTGAACGAGGCAAAATGTTCATTTGGAAGGCATTCACACTTTGTGAACGAGACAAAATCTGAATTTTATGCCATTCACATTCTGTGAATGAGGCAAAATGTTCATTTGGAAGGTATTCACACTTTGTGAACGAGGCAAAATCTGAATTTTAAGCCCTTCACACTTTGTGAATAAGATAAAATCGGGAATATAGGTCAAGGAAAGACCTATATATAAGACAGAGAGAACTTACTCCGTAAACTTCTTATCGTGTGGCGCCCATCTGCCATGAATGGAACTAAACAAACGGCTCCAACGTATTTTCTCGAAGAAACTGCCCTGACTGTTCATGCTCATCCAAATGAACCAAGCTTTGCCCACAATATGGTCTTCGGGAACAAAACCCCAGTAACGGGAATCTTGCGAATTGTGGCGGTTATCGCCCATCATCCAGTAATAATTCATTTTGAAGGTGTAAGAAGCTTCTTCCTTACCATTGATAAAAAATTTGCCATTGTTGCGCACTACTTCATTGTTTTCATACACCCGGATGGCGCGGTCATATTGCGGATAGATAGAATCGTTCAGTTGGATGGTCATCCCTTTGCTGGGCAGGGTAACCGGACCAAAATTATCTACGTTCCATTTATAAAGAGAAGTATCGTTCGGAAAAATATCCTCCACCTGCGATTGTAAAGCGCCTGCCGGATAATAGAAGGGTTGCAGTCCAGAAGTTACTTTCATAGCCTCCAAATTTGCAGCATTTTCTTTGGTCATCAGCACCACGAAATGTCCCGGTGGAAGTGAATTGAAACGATTGCTCACATCCTCTATTTGCAATTCATTTATTTTCTCCTGGCTCAGACCCATTCCCGATTGGAACATAATCGTATAGGGCGTGTAAAGCTGTTCCGGTCTGTAGGCCGGTTCATTATTGATAAACAAAGCACCATTTTTCACCTCCAAACGATCGCCCGGAATAGCAACGCAACGTTTGATATAGTTTTCGCGTTTGTCCACCGGCCGAGCTACAATATGTGTATTGGGATCGTTCCAAAGCATTTGGCGCGCCTCATCATAACCAACGTGATTTGATGCTGCCGTATAGCGCACAATATCATAGTAAGCCGGAGCCTGATTTTCTAGCACTACTGTATCACCGGCAGGAAAGTTAAACACCACAATGTCGTTCCGTTTCACCTTTTGCAAACCCGGCAGGGTAGAATATTTCAGTTTGATCCATTCTACATACGATTTGATATTGAGCACAGGAATTGTGTGATGCACAAAAGGAAGGGCCAGCGGTGTGTTCGGAACCCGCGCACCATAATGAAATTTGGAGACGAAAAGGAAATCGCCCACTAACAATGTTTTCTCCATAGAAGGAGTAGGAATCATATAAGCTTCGGCAACAAATATGCGGATGAGCGTAGCAGCCACCACTGCAAAAACAATCGCATCTGCCCATTCTCTAAGTGCGGTACGTTTCGGAGGAGTTTGTCCGGTTTTTACACCCGTATAACTGATGAATTTCTCGTCTTTGCACCAGCCCAGATAAGAGAAATAATATCCGTTGAACAGAATGGCTAAGGCATGGTCTAAAAAAGAAAACTTTCCAAAACAGGTTACCAGTTCAATACATAATCCGGCACCGTAAAACAGATTGATGCCGGGGATGAACAACATAATTATCCACCATTTAGGTCGGTGAAGCGCTTCTATCCATACATAGAGGTTATAGATTGGGACCAGCGCTTTCCATGCAGGAATGCCCATTTTTTTAAAGATTCCATAGAGACCCAAAAACTGCAAAGGGATGTTGAGCAGCAGAATGAAAAAGAAGATAAGTCCGAGGATAGACATAAAGGAGGAATGTTAGACGTTAGAAATCAGAAAAACGGATGATTAATATAAGAACGAAAATATCATTTAGGATTTCATCGTTCAGGCAAATTTGATTGGCCATGCTATATTTTTAGTAGGTCTTTCATTTCATAAACCCCCTTCTTGCTCACCATCCACCTTGCCGCTAGTATAGCTCCTTCGGCAAATCCCTTGCGGCTTTTAGCTTCATGCGTCAACTCAATGAAGTCCACTTCGCTTTCATATTTCACTGTGTGGGTGCCTGGAACTCCCGGTTCGCGCTTGGCAACAATTAACAATTTGTCATCTGCCATTGCTTGCGAGTCCTTTGCCGTTTGCAAATCCCATGATTTTTTTCGTTTAAAATCTCCCATAATGATTTCAGCGGTTTTTACTGCTGTACCGCTAGGAGCGTCTTTCTTTTCTGTATGATGAATCTCTTCTATACTGATTTCATATTGAGCTTGGCCGTTCATCAACTGCGCTAAACGGCGATTTACTTCCCAAAAAATATTTACCCCGACACTGAAATTTGGTGAAAAGAAGAGGCCAGCATTCATGGACGAACATTTTGACTTCACTTCTTCCAGTTTATCGAGCCAGGCGGTAGTGCCTACCACCACCGGTACTCCGGCTTCAAAACACTTATAGATATTAGCAATGGCAGAATCGGGTTGGGTGAATTCAATAGCTACATCGGCCTTCTGTAAATTAGCTATCGTGAAATCAGCCAGATTGTTTTCTGAAATCTTCAACACAATTTCATCCGATTGAAATCGCAAGTCCGAACTACGCTGTTGAAGAATGATGTCTTCAATAGCTTTACCCATTTTTCCATACCCAATCAGTGCAAACTTCATAATGAGAGATTTCGGCGAATATAATATTCAAAGGAATGAGGAAATGAATCTATTCACATCCTTCCCACTGCTTTCGTACCCAAGCGGAGTTCACCTCTTTATCAAGTTTAAAATACTCGTTGTTTAGGTAGTTGATGACATTAGCCGTTTGTATGTCATCCAACTTGCTGGGATACATCGGCTGATCATATACTTTGCCATGAATAATTATAGGGTGATTTAATCCGTTCTTAAGCCAGCAGGGAATAGAATCAAAATGGTGTCGGGCAAACTCCCGGTCATCCAGTGGTGGGACCAAAGTCTTTATGCCCTCGCCTTGATCCCCATGACACTGCGCGCATCGCTCCTGAAAAACTGCCTGTCCCGGATGTTTAACTATTCCATGTTCAAGAAGATTCCAGATAAAAAGTCCGACGAGGGCCACGAGCATCAAAGCTGGCAGAAATCGAAACCATTTGGAAATATAGGTCGAAAGGAACTTCACGCGACAAAGAAAATTCTTTCTTATAATTCAACGGCCATAGTTTTTTCAGTGGTCAAAATTCTGCTATTATCTTCGCCCAAAATCTTTGACAATGAAAACATGGATAATGCTTGGTTCTGTTCTGATATTGATCGCTTCGTGCAGACCGGGACAAAGTTGGCGAAAGGAGCAAATAGAAAAGAAAGAAACTGCCCTGATGAATGATGCAGATGCCGGAAGGACGGATACCGCTGCAGTAAATAGTTTGCTAAAATCCTATGAAACTTATGTTGCTGATTTCCCGGACGATTCTGTAGGGGCCGGTTATTTATTTAAAGCAGCAGATTTTTATCGCTACATGCACCGGCCTGCTAAAAGCATTGTGCTATACAAAAAGGTTTACACCAACTATACTTCACTTTCTAAGCGGCCCTACGCTTTATTTCTTCAAGGATTTACTTTTGAAAATGAATTAGGAAGTCTTGATTCTGCTAAAATTATCTACGAAAGTTTTCTGGCAGCTTATCCTAATCATGCGATTGCTCGCGATGTGAAGGCTACTTTAGATAATCTGGGCAAAACACCCGAACAGATTATTGAAGAGTTTCAATCCAGACAGCAGCAAGATTCCTTACCTACGGCGGTCAATAAATAATCATTAAAAAGGATAGCCGATGGCAATTTGAAACTGTCCTTTCTTAAAAGCATAGCCCTGAGCAAACTGCCAGCGCTTTCCATCTACTCGTCTCGGATCGCGAATGGGGAAACCGTAATCAAGACGAATGACAAAGAAGTCGAAATCGAGACGAAGTCCTAATCCAGCATCTACCGCAAACTCTTTCCAGGCGCGGGTGATATCAAAATTCCCCAGTTCCCGATTGTCCTTGCGCAATGTCCAAACATTTCCAGCGTCGAGAAACACAGCGGCTTTTAGCCATTTATAAATATCAAATCTAAATTCGGCGTTCAGCTCAAATTTTATATCACCGGTTTGGTTGAAAAAGCCCACCCGGCTGCTATCGTTTCCAGTTTCTCGATTGAAAGAAGCATCTGCATATCCCCCAGGGCCAATTTGTCGAATTAAGAAACCGCGAAGACTGTTCGGTCCACCAACGAAATATTGTTTCACAAAAGGTAGGGCGATACTGTTTCCATAAGGCACGCCGATACCTGCAAAGGTGCGGATGGCGAATAGTCCATGACGATTGGCTCTAAAATAATTGCGCCAGTCACCTTCTATGCGGAAGTATTGAGAGAACCGGCGATTAGCAATCAGATATACCGAATCATCTTTCGATTTTAAATTTGCCAACTTGAATCCGGCGTAGAGTAGATTACCTGCCGTTTCAATGTTGCCTCTGAAAAACATATACGCCTTGTCGGTGTTTGTTTTTTGGTTCGTGTAGGTGAAAGTATAGTTAGGGCCAAGAATAATCTGCTCTTCAAAACTACTTTTTAGAAAGCGGTTCAAATCCAAGCGGCGCATAAATTCAGCTCCTCGAATAGGCAATAGGAAAAAGGTGACAGAAAGAGGATTCAAGATATGGTGAAAACGTCGGTCGCCCCAATCATAACCAAAGGCAAAGTTGAAATTGTGCAACTGATAGAGAAAGGTGATATTGGCAAGCGTATCAAAATCAAACCGGTGCTCAAATCCATAGCTCACGCTCAGGCGCGTTTTAGGATTGAGGTGATGCGCCTTTGATTTTAGGAGAAAAGGAACCAAAAACTTGTTCATGTAATAAACGGCCGATGCGTTGAACGTTCCTGTAATAATTTGAATTTTTTCTTTTCTGCTGAACTTGAGTTGTACCCCTCCTGAAAAATCAAGCAGCAATTGGTCTGCGGCTTTGGTTAGGTTTTTATTTTTATAAGAGACCGTTCCCGCTACACCCAGAAAACCTTCAATGGTGCCGTTGATTTCGCCCGAAGCACCAAGAACTTGGCGTTTGGCCGGACTGAGTTGAACGATACCATCTAGGTAGTTGCCCGGTCGGCTGATGCTGCGAACATAGTCCACATTGATAAATCGAAAGACACCGAGTTGCGCCAAACGATTGAGGGTGCTGAGTTCGGTGTTCCTCTTATAAAGGTCGCCTCGTCTAAAATGAATGGCGTTCATCAACAATCGTTGGCGGAATTTTGTTTTAGAAGGAATAAAATAAAATTCACCGTTGGTAGCCGTATCCTGAGGTTCGGCGCCCGGAGCAAAGCCCGAAGAATAGTCTCCAAACACGTAAATATTATTGATGCTGAATTTCTGATGGGCGATGGAGTCGGCGGGTGGAAGAATCTTTATTTTAATGTTTACGGTTTTGGTTTCATTCAGGGTATCCAAAACGTAATTGATATACTCGCGACTGAAATAATAGTAACCCCTATTTTTCATAACCGTTTCAATTCGTTCTCGTTCATTTTTTAGATGTCCGATGTTAAAGCGCTGTCCTTTAACCAGCAGCGTATTTAGCCACTGCTCGCGGACCAAAGAATCAAGTTCCGATTTTCCAGCGGGCAATTCTATGGCACCAATTTTCCAAGGAGTACCTGTTTCTACTCGATAATAAACTTTGGTTCTTCTTTTCTTTTCGATGATGGTATCAGTCACTTGGGCATAAAAATATCCCGAGTTGAAAAGATAGTTTTCCATCTGCAATACACTCTTGGCAGTGCTGGTTGGATCATAGATTACCGGTGCTTCGCCAACTTTATCAATAATCCATTGTCTGAATTTCGTCAGCTTTTTGGCCTTAGCCGCCGAATAATACAACCACATACGAAAGGGGAGGAGTTGAAGAAACCGCTTGTTGGGTTTCTGCGCGGCTATTTTTGAAAGGTCCTCACGCAAGTCTCCTTTTTCAG is a genomic window containing:
- the lepB gene encoding signal peptidase I, which produces MSILGLIFFFILLLNIPLQFLGLYGIFKKMGIPAWKALVPIYNLYVWIEALHRPKWWIIMLFIPGINLFYGAGLCIELVTCFGKFSFLDHALAILFNGYYFSYLGWCKDEKFISYTGVKTGQTPPKRTALREWADAIVFAVVAATLIRIFVAEAYMIPTPSMEKTLLVGDFLFVSKFHYGARVPNTPLALPFVHHTIPVLNIKSYVEWIKLKYSTLPGLQKVKRNDIVVFNFPAGDTVVLENQAPAYYDIVRYTAASNHVGYDEARQMLWNDPNTHIVARPVDKRENYIKRCVAIPGDRLEVKNGALFINNEPAYRPEQLYTPYTIMFQSGMGLSQEKINELQIEDVSNRFNSLPPGHFVVLMTKENAANLEAMKVTSGLQPFYYPAGALQSQVEDIFPNDTSLYKWNVDNFGPVTLPSKGMTIQLNDSIYPQYDRAIRVYENNEVVRNNGKFFINGKEEASYTFKMNYYWMMGDNRHNSQDSRYWGFVPEDHIVGKAWFIWMSMNSQGSFFEKIRWSRLFSSIHGRWAPHDKKFTE
- a CDS encoding 4Fe-4S dicluster domain-containing protein, with the protein product MLTFIQIVLFIVLCLVSGYFAYKGYSRVFKNIRLGKNDMPNDEPSKRWKNMLLVAFGQKKMFKNVTPAILHLVIYVGFVITQIELIEVFLDGFTGKHRILFHLVEDMPALRAIYVFAISFIEVISIAVFIVTVAFLTRRWILRVPRLNMPEMKGWPIADATLILVGEIYLLICIFSMNTGDMALHHGEYGFLVSGALMPLFSGMSHGSLFVFERIGWWGHIIGVMAFLVYLPYSKHLHILLAFPNTYFGRLEPKGYIANMPAITKEIKQMMNPSASPEPVSAEPVKFGAKDIFDLGRKNLLDAYTCTECGRCTVACPANLTGKKLNPRKIMMNTRDRLEEVGRSMEANNGVWNDDGKSLIENGYISVEELRACTTCNACVEECPVLISPLDIIIQLRRNLVMEESNAPAEWMGMFSNIENNGAPWQFSQQDRLNWNKES
- a CDS encoding S8 family peptidase, translated to MNASRFYTLIFCLLIFAVEAQKQPGVNTKLDLRTWIRLQNGVEQGKIISLIVQGDLRKIEQLTVKLGGVYKFGRNRIASIDIPENNLLLFSESVAVEKIENPHSEGRALMDTSRIRNNVDSVHEGAFPLAAALKGKGVIIGIIDGGIYFQHPDFKNPDGSTRIRYIWDQRISGGTTPAPYNYGREWNQADINSGNCTHVEPFSGSCADFGHGTCVAGIAAGNGRADSANPNLKNTYVGIAPESEIIAVRVGSGSCYASNFLASVADAVDYIFKKADALGMPCVINTSVGTYYGSHDGKDLSTKLIEDLLDERSGRVLVASAGNAGQISHHLGYNLTNDSAFTFFKYNTTLGSVYFDLWADSTDFTNAYFAIGANDTSGNDLGRTSYLNVIADFNPAPGLSVVQTRNLFVNSQLVAITIEVANDNGRYHVEVYMNPANKKLLWRLQTTGSGRFDLWSSESLIGNSDMVRTISGNTIQYPEYRHPDSLKTMVTSWQCSDKVITVGNYSNRASYLDYDSLNVDLTASPYFEVVGKRYATSSLGPTRDNRLKPDIMASGSTTLCTGDQNTINALVSSSQKYKVAIGRKHIRNGGTSMASPVVAGIAALYLEKRPTATWDEVKKALIWTAIRDSFTTISPNPEYGYGKVNAFQALTNAGVIYGAMDTSCINFNPSANVDTSGCVAKVYGVTDTTCLNYDSTANVSSNVCIAKVYGCTDDNANNYNASANVDNGSCDYSTTVRVITNNRVSIRAVPNPFSSQTTFQISNMNLKQGEVIVYNILGQEADRFSVNKGKAQYVFQSAALHKGIYTYTLICDGKHLATGKLIVE
- a CDS encoding cytochrome c translates to MKFLSTYISKWFRFLPALMLVALVGLFIWNLLEHGIVKHPGQAVFQERCAQCHGDQGEGIKTLVPPLDDREFARHHFDSIPCWLKNGLNHPIIIHGKVYDQPMYPSKLDDIQTANVINYLNNEYFKLDKEVNSAWVRKQWEGCE
- a CDS encoding BamA/TamA family outer membrane protein, which produces MQKFFLKPASILSVFCVVMLFSSCRVVKNLPPGETLLYKNKFVLQTKASAAEKGDLREDLSKIAAQKPNKRFLQLLPFRMWLYYSAAKAKKLTKFRQWIIDKVGEAPVIYDPTSTAKSVLQMENYLFNSGYFYAQVTDTIIEKKRRTKVYYRVETGTPWKIGAIELPAGKSELDSLVREQWLNTLLVKGQRFNIGHLKNERERIETVMKNRGYYYFSREYINYVLDTLNETKTVNIKIKILPPADSIAHQKFSINNIYVFGDYSSGFAPGAEPQDTATNGEFYFIPSKTKFRQRLLMNAIHFRRGDLYKRNTELSTLNRLAQLGVFRFINVDYVRSISRPGNYLDGIVQLSPAKRQVLGASGEINGTIEGFLGVAGTVSYKNKNLTKAADQLLLDFSGGVQLKFSRKEKIQIITGTFNASAVYYMNKFLVPFLLKSKAHHLNPKTRLSVSYGFEHRFDFDTLANITFLYQLHNFNFAFGYDWGDRRFHHILNPLSVTFFLLPIRGAEFMRRLDLNRFLKSSFEEQIILGPNYTFTYTNQKTNTDKAYMFFRGNIETAGNLLYAGFKLANLKSKDDSVYLIANRRFSQYFRIEGDWRNYFRANRHGLFAIRTFAGIGVPYGNSIALPFVKQYFVGGPNSLRGFLIRQIGPGGYADASFNRETGNDSSRVGFFNQTGDIKFELNAEFRFDIYKWLKAAVFLDAGNVWTLRKDNRELGNFDITRAWKEFAVDAGLGLRLDFDFFVIRLDYGFPIRDPRRVDGKRWQFAQGYAFKKGQFQIAIGYPF
- a CDS encoding (Fe-S)-binding protein; the protein is MINVPTMAEMAAANETPDILFWVGCAGSFDQRAQKVTRAFVKILNHLNIKFAVLGTEESCTGDPAKRAGNEFVFQMVALQNIEVMNSYGVKKIVTTCPHCFNIIKNEYPSLGGQYEVIHHATFLQKLIDEGKIKLTDTNSFKGKRITYHDSCYLGRGNEIYEAPRKVLEELDAELVEMKSCGNKGLCCGAGGAQMWKEEEAGKKRINVARIEEAIEVKANIVASACPFCNTMLTDGVKAKDRLDVKVFDIAELLAAGQGLESINF
- the dapB gene encoding 4-hydroxy-tetrahydrodipicolinate reductase — its product is MKFALIGYGKMGKAIEDIILQQRSSDLRFQSDEIVLKISENNLADFTIANLQKADVAIEFTQPDSAIANIYKCFEAGVPVVVGTTAWLDKLEEVKSKCSSMNAGLFFSPNFSVGVNIFWEVNRRLAQLMNGQAQYEISIEEIHHTEKKDAPSGTAVKTAEIIMGDFKRKKSWDLQTAKDSQAMADDKLLIVAKREPGVPGTHTVKYESEVDFIELTHEAKSRKGFAEGAILAARWMVSKKGVYEMKDLLKI